From [Clostridium] symbiosum, a single genomic window includes:
- a CDS encoding folylpolyglutamate synthase/dihydrofolate synthase family protein: protein MKERNRAVNEAAKYLDQIPKFSKEKHTVEMVREMLRILGSPQDDMKIVHIAGTNGKGSVCAFLSSVFREAGYTAAVFTSPHLLSITERFAFNGKDVDDELFLYAYRKVRDAQEEFEKIGAGHPSYFEFLFLMFMVMVKKSPCDYVVLETGLGGRLDATNCVEHPLATVITSISLDHMEYLGDTVEKIAGEKAGIIKQGVPVIYDNTSAEASAVIRAKAEEMGSRAWPVDNTSYSGLELDGGHLKLRAKQADGGKEHALDIPFAAEYQAVNSMLAFRTAEILGIDAEVISRGIGHAVWPGRMEQIMENVYLDGAHNEGGIREFAKAARAIAAKRGGGRRILLFAVVSDKEYREMAEILCREFMPDVLILTQIEYGRGLDIRKLDEAAHDAWKKVDSLLGRTEAAGRADGESGHDIRVIPTVAEALKEAVREKKPEDTVFCAGSLYLIGEIKDVLRRNEA from the coding sequence ATGAAGGAACGGAATAGAGCTGTCAATGAGGCGGCAAAATATCTGGATCAGATACCGAAGTTTTCCAAAGAGAAGCACACTGTTGAGATGGTCAGGGAAATGCTGAGAATTCTGGGAAGTCCCCAGGATGATATGAAGATCGTGCATATAGCCGGAACGAATGGCAAAGGTTCCGTCTGTGCGTTTCTCTCCTCTGTTTTCAGGGAAGCCGGATATACGGCGGCCGTATTCACATCGCCCCATCTGCTTTCCATCACGGAGAGATTTGCCTTTAACGGTAAAGATGTGGACGACGAACTGTTCTTATATGCATATCGGAAAGTCCGGGACGCACAGGAAGAGTTTGAGAAGATTGGAGCGGGACATCCGTCCTATTTTGAGTTCCTGTTTTTGATGTTTATGGTGATGGTGAAGAAGTCACCCTGCGATTACGTAGTACTGGAAACCGGGCTTGGCGGCCGTCTGGATGCCACAAACTGTGTGGAACATCCTCTGGCCACCGTGATTACATCGATCAGCCTGGATCACATGGAATACCTGGGAGACACGGTAGAGAAGATTGCCGGAGAAAAAGCCGGAATCATCAAACAGGGTGTCCCCGTAATATACGATAACACGTCGGCTGAGGCGTCGGCGGTGATTAGAGCTAAGGCGGAGGAGATGGGCAGCAGGGCCTGGCCGGTGGACAATACGTCCTACAGCGGCCTGGAGCTTGACGGCGGCCATCTGAAGCTGAGGGCAAAGCAGGCGGACGGTGGGAAGGAGCATGCCCTCGATATCCCGTTTGCAGCGGAATACCAGGCGGTTAATTCCATGCTGGCCTTCCGTACGGCCGAGATCCTTGGGATTGACGCGGAAGTAATCAGCCGGGGCATCGGACATGCCGTATGGCCGGGGCGCATGGAACAGATAATGGAAAATGTATATCTCGACGGAGCCCACAACGAGGGCGGAATCCGCGAGTTTGCCAAAGCGGCCAGAGCTATCGCAGCGAAGCGTGGAGGCGGCAGAAGAATCCTTTTATTTGCCGTAGTTTCGGACAAAGAGTACCGTGAGATGGCCGAAATCCTCTGCCGGGAATTTATGCCGGACGTGCTGATATTGACCCAGATTGAGTACGGCCGCGGTCTGGATATCAGAAAGCTGGACGAGGCCGCCCATGATGCATGGAAGAAAGTGGACAGCCTGCTCGGACGGACGGAAGCCGCGGGCAGGGCTGACGGAGAAAGCGGCCATGATATCCGCGTAATACCGACGGTAGCGGAGGCGCTTAAGGAAGCGGTAAGGGAGAAAAAACCGGAAGACACCGTTTTCTGTGCAGGTTCTCTTTACTTAATCGGAGAAATAAAAGATGTGCTGAGGAGGAATGAAGCATGA